In the Elioraea tepida genome, one interval contains:
- a CDS encoding UbiH/UbiF/VisC/COQ6 family ubiquinone biosynthesis hydroxylase — MAAHLSVTVCIVGAGPVGATLACLLAEAGIPAAVIDRSALPPMELPAFDGRAYAIALTSRDVLEQAGVWARLGGAPCPIRQIRVSDGRVGRPASPLFLHFAASEVGEDAFGWMVEARHLRIALNAQLPRLPGLAVFAPASVSSVARTPETAEVRLADGTVIACRLVVAAEGRESALRAEAGIPVTRWDYGQQAIVCAVRHERPHGHVAVEHFLPGGPFAILPLPGEPGPGGAPDGRTSAIVWSDRSDLVDRVWELSPGRFAAELARRFGDHLGTVTPVGTRWRYPLSALLAQRYTDIRLALVGDAAHGIHPIAGQGLNLGVRDVGALGAAIVEAVRSGEDPGSPAVLARYQAARRPTNLAMLAMTDALDRLFSNDLAPVRLARGFGLAAVHRIPPLKRLFMRTAMGLSPQGLSILGALRQAA, encoded by the coding sequence ATGGCCGCGCACCTCTCCGTCACCGTCTGCATCGTCGGCGCTGGGCCCGTCGGGGCAACGCTCGCCTGCCTGCTCGCCGAAGCCGGCATCCCGGCTGCCGTCATCGACCGCTCCGCCCTGCCGCCGATGGAGCTTCCCGCCTTCGACGGCCGCGCCTATGCGATCGCGCTGACCTCGCGCGACGTGCTCGAGCAGGCGGGGGTGTGGGCGAGGCTCGGCGGTGCTCCCTGCCCGATCCGCCAGATCAGGGTGTCGGATGGCCGGGTTGGCCGCCCAGCCTCGCCGCTCTTTCTCCATTTCGCCGCCTCTGAGGTGGGCGAGGACGCGTTCGGCTGGATGGTCGAGGCGCGGCACCTGCGCATCGCGCTCAACGCCCAGCTGCCCCGCCTGCCGGGGCTTGCGGTGTTCGCGCCCGCCTCCGTGTCGTCGGTGGCGCGAACGCCCGAAACCGCCGAGGTGCGGCTCGCCGACGGCACGGTGATCGCCTGCCGCCTTGTGGTGGCGGCTGAGGGGCGCGAGAGCGCGCTGAGGGCTGAGGCCGGCATTCCCGTCACGCGCTGGGATTATGGCCAGCAGGCGATCGTCTGCGCGGTGCGGCACGAGCGGCCGCACGGCCACGTTGCGGTCGAGCACTTCCTGCCCGGAGGCCCGTTCGCGATCCTGCCGCTGCCCGGGGAGCCGGGGCCCGGCGGCGCGCCGGACGGCCGCACATCCGCGATCGTCTGGTCAGACCGCTCCGATCTCGTCGACCGCGTGTGGGAGCTTTCGCCCGGGCGCTTCGCCGCGGAGCTCGCGCGACGCTTCGGCGACCATCTCGGCACGGTCACCCCGGTCGGGACGCGCTGGCGCTACCCGCTCTCGGCGCTCCTGGCGCAGCGCTACACCGACATCCGCCTCGCACTCGTTGGCGATGCCGCGCACGGCATCCACCCGATCGCCGGGCAGGGGCTCAATCTCGGTGTCCGCGATGTCGGCGCGCTCGGCGCGGCGATCGTCGAGGCTGTCCGCTCGGGCGAGGACCCGGGCAGCCCCGCCGTGCTCGCCCGCTACCAGGCGGCGCGCCGTCCGACGAATCTCGCGATGCTCGCGATGACGGATGCACTCGATCGGCTGTTCTCGAACGATCTCGCCCCGGTTCGGCTCGCGCGGGGCTTCGGCCTCGCCGCCGTGCACCGGATCCCGCCCTTGAAGCGCCTCTTCATGCGCACTGCGATGGGGCTCTCGCCGCAGGGACTCTCGATCCTGGGCGCGCTGCGCCAGGCCGCGTGA
- a CDS encoding ammonium transporter translates to MKKTLLTAAGALALPLVAALPAFAADEPKIDSGDMAWMLTSTALVLMMTIPGVALFYAGMVRKKNVLATMMQSFATCALITIVWMVAGYSLAFSGEGKWIGDLGRLFLSGLADVWDKPKPEGTITEPVFMVFQMTFAIITAALITGAVADRMKFSALLLFLALWSLCVYSPVAHWVWGGGFIADWGVLDYAGGTVVHINAGVAGLVACLVLGKRKGYGTESMAPHNLGLAVIGASLLWVGWFGFNAGSAVAADGRAGMAMVVTQIATAAGVLAWMFVEWAVKGKPTVLGAISGAVAGLVGITPAAGYVAPVGALVIGAAAGAISWWASVELKRMLKYDDSLDVWGIHGVAGIVGAILTGLFAVEAIGETAGGIGQMIVQIQGVVVTIVYTAIVSFILLKIVDAILGLRVSDEEEQMGLDEALHGESLG, encoded by the coding sequence ATGAAGAAGACACTCCTCACCGCGGCCGGCGCGCTCGCCCTGCCGCTCGTGGCGGCGCTGCCCGCCTTCGCCGCCGACGAGCCGAAGATCGACAGCGGCGACATGGCGTGGATGCTCACCTCCACGGCTCTCGTGCTGATGATGACCATCCCGGGCGTTGCCCTGTTCTATGCCGGCATGGTCCGGAAGAAGAACGTTCTCGCGACGATGATGCAGAGCTTCGCGACCTGCGCTCTGATCACCATCGTCTGGATGGTCGCGGGCTACAGCCTCGCCTTCTCCGGCGAGGGCAAGTGGATCGGCGATCTGGGGCGGCTGTTCCTCTCCGGTCTCGCCGATGTTTGGGACAAGCCGAAGCCCGAGGGCACCATCACCGAGCCGGTGTTCATGGTGTTCCAGATGACGTTCGCGATCATCACCGCGGCGCTGATCACCGGCGCGGTGGCTGACCGGATGAAGTTCTCGGCCCTGCTCCTGTTCCTCGCGCTCTGGTCGCTCTGCGTCTACAGCCCGGTGGCGCACTGGGTGTGGGGCGGCGGCTTCATCGCCGATTGGGGCGTTCTCGACTACGCGGGCGGAACGGTCGTGCACATCAACGCCGGCGTGGCGGGCCTCGTCGCCTGCCTCGTACTCGGCAAGCGCAAAGGCTACGGAACCGAGAGCATGGCGCCGCACAATCTCGGCTTGGCGGTGATCGGCGCGTCGCTGCTCTGGGTCGGCTGGTTCGGCTTCAACGCCGGCTCGGCGGTGGCGGCCGATGGCCGCGCCGGCATGGCGATGGTGGTGACGCAGATCGCGACCGCCGCCGGCGTGCTCGCGTGGATGTTCGTCGAGTGGGCGGTGAAGGGCAAGCCGACGGTGCTCGGCGCGATCTCAGGCGCCGTGGCCGGCCTCGTCGGCATCACCCCGGCCGCGGGCTATGTCGCCCCGGTCGGCGCGCTCGTGATCGGCGCGGCGGCGGGAGCGATCTCCTGGTGGGCCTCGGTCGAGCTCAAGCGGATGCTGAAGTATGACGACAGCCTCGACGTGTGGGGCATCCACGGTGTGGCCGGAATCGTCGGCGCTATCCTCACCGGCCTGTTCGCCGTCGAGGCGATCGGCGAGACCGCGGGTGGCATCGGCCAGATGATCGTGCAGATCCAGGGCGTGGTGGTGACGATCGTCTACACGGCCATCGTCAGCTTCATCCTGCTCAAGATCGTCGATGCGATCCTGGGCCTGCGCGTCTCCGACGAGGAGGAGCAGATGGGCCTCGACGAGGCGCTGCACGGCGAGAGCCTCGGCTGA
- a CDS encoding glycosyltransferase family 4 protein yields the protein MTHAAPVMLSAFSTFEVGGQQVRFARLAALFGDSWRHAIVAMDGVYDCARRLPDGLAVSYPEVRVVKGDLLGNVRRFRAALRALKPELLVTYNWGAIEWCLANLVPLARHVHIEDGFGPEERDRQLPRRVWTRRLALRRSTVVLPSLTLKRIAEEVWRLPAERLRYVPNGIALERFRLRSRASLGPEPVIGTVAGLRPEKNLARLLGAFARLRAERPARLEIVGDGAERAALEALASRLGLGASVTFHGAQADPAPFLERFDLFALSSDTEQMPLSVLEAMASGLAVVATDVGDVRAILSDENRSLVVAKDETALAEALARGLADDVLRVAAGEANRLKAEREYDERLMADRYARIFAGEG from the coding sequence ATGACCCACGCCGCGCCCGTGATGCTCTCCGCCTTCTCGACCTTCGAGGTCGGAGGGCAGCAGGTGCGCTTCGCGCGGCTTGCCGCCCTGTTCGGTGACAGCTGGCGGCACGCGATCGTGGCCATGGACGGGGTGTATGACTGCGCCCGCCGCCTGCCCGATGGGCTCGCCGTGTCGTACCCGGAGGTGCGGGTGGTCAAGGGCGACCTTCTCGGCAATGTGCGGCGCTTCCGCGCCGCCTTGCGCGCGCTGAAGCCCGAGCTTCTCGTCACCTACAATTGGGGGGCGATCGAATGGTGCCTCGCCAATCTCGTTCCGCTCGCCCGGCACGTGCACATCGAGGACGGGTTCGGCCCGGAGGAGCGTGACCGGCAGCTCCCCCGCCGGGTGTGGACGCGTCGGCTTGCGCTGCGCCGGTCGACCGTCGTCCTTCCCTCGCTCACGCTCAAAAGGATCGCCGAGGAGGTCTGGCGGCTTCCGGCCGAGCGTCTCCGCTACGTGCCGAACGGAATCGCGCTCGAGCGGTTCCGGCTGCGGTCGCGGGCCTCACTTGGGCCCGAGCCGGTGATCGGCACGGTGGCGGGGCTCCGGCCGGAGAAGAACCTCGCGCGGCTTCTCGGCGCCTTCGCGCGGCTTCGGGCGGAGCGTCCGGCGCGGCTCGAGATCGTCGGCGACGGGGCGGAGCGTGCCGCGCTCGAGGCGCTCGCGTCACGCCTCGGCCTCGGCGCCTCTGTGACCTTCCACGGCGCCCAGGCCGATCCGGCACCGTTCCTTGAGCGGTTCGACCTGTTCGCGCTTTCCTCCGACACCGAGCAGATGCCGCTCTCCGTTCTCGAGGCGATGGCGTCGGGGCTTGCGGTGGTCGCGACCGATGTCGGCGATGTGCGCGCGATCCTGTCGGACGAGAACCGATCCCTTGTGGTCGCGAAGGACGAGACCGCGCTTGCCGAGGCACTTGCCCGCGGTCTCGCCGACGACGTGCTTCGCGTCGCCGCCGGCGAGGCGAACCGGCTCAAGGCCGAGCGCGAGTACGACGAGCGGCTGATGGCCGATCGCTACGCGCGGATCTTCGCGGGCGAGGGCTGA
- a CDS encoding EAL domain-containing protein, whose protein sequence is MTGETDRTCDACTCGLGFPLPLTIAFQPIVRPSSGAIEAHEALLRGRDGALAHTVLAAVSDANRPAFDRTARATAIALAARHGLAERLHLNLMPEALRHPEHCLAPLLAAASASGIAPSRLTLELGEDGRLFDLAFMRRFLAACRDAGLRVALDHLGAGYAAIGTLVDLAPDMVKLDLTLIRGIDRDRLKRARALEVVAACRALGLEIAAVGVETEGELAVLAEAGVDLVQGYLLAKPAFERLVTAEEIALPAEASA, encoded by the coding sequence ATGACCGGAGAGACGGACCGCACCTGCGACGCCTGCACCTGCGGCCTCGGTTTCCCGCTTCCCTTGACGATCGCGTTCCAGCCGATCGTTCGCCCTTCCTCAGGCGCGATCGAGGCGCACGAGGCGCTGCTGCGCGGCCGGGATGGAGCACTCGCCCACACCGTTCTCGCCGCCGTCTCCGACGCGAACCGGCCCGCCTTCGACCGGACGGCCCGCGCCACCGCCATCGCGCTCGCCGCACGGCACGGGCTCGCCGAGCGGCTCCACCTCAACCTGATGCCCGAGGCGCTGCGCCACCCGGAGCACTGCCTCGCGCCTCTGCTCGCGGCGGCCTCCGCTTCCGGCATCGCGCCGTCGCGCCTCACGCTCGAGCTCGGCGAGGACGGGCGTCTGTTCGACCTCGCCTTCATGCGCCGCTTCCTCGCCGCCTGCCGCGACGCGGGCCTTCGCGTCGCGCTCGACCATCTCGGCGCGGGCTACGCCGCGATCGGCACGCTCGTCGATCTCGCCCCCGACATGGTGAAGCTCGACCTCACGCTGATCCGCGGCATCGACCGCGACCGGCTGAAGCGCGCCCGCGCGCTCGAGGTCGTCGCCGCCTGCCGGGCGCTCGGGCTCGAGATCGCCGCGGTCGGGGTCGAGACGGAAGGCGAGCTCGCGGTGCTGGCGGAGGCGGGGGTCGATCTCGTCCAGGGCTACCTGCTCGCCAAGCCCGCTTTCGAGCGGCTCGTGACCGCCGAAGAGATTGCCCTGCCGGCGGAAGCGTCCGCCTAA
- the glnK gene encoding P-II family nitrogen regulator — translation MKLIMAIIKPFKLDDVREALTPLGVQGLTVSEVKGFGRQKGQTEIYRGAEYHVNFLPKVKIEVVVNDDLVDQVCEAIAKAAHTGKIGDGKIFVLDIERAIRIRTGETDAAAL, via the coding sequence ATGAAACTGATCATGGCGATCATCAAGCCCTTCAAGCTCGACGACGTGCGCGAGGCGCTCACTCCGCTCGGGGTGCAGGGGCTCACGGTGTCGGAGGTGAAGGGGTTCGGGCGGCAGAAGGGCCAGACCGAGATCTATCGCGGGGCCGAATACCACGTGAACTTCCTGCCCAAGGTGAAGATCGAGGTGGTGGTGAACGACGACCTCGTCGACCAGGTGTGCGAGGCGATCGCCAAGGCCGCCCACACCGGCAAGATCGGCGACGGCAAGATCTTCGTGCTCGACATCGAGCGCGCGATCCGGATCCGCACCGGCGAGACCGATGCCGCCGCTCTCTGA